In Nostoc sp. UHCC 0926, a single genomic region encodes these proteins:
- the psbD gene encoding photosystem II D2 protein (photosystem q(a) protein) — translation MTIAVGRAPSRGWFDVLDDWLKRDRFVFVGWSGILLFPCAFLALGGWLTGTTFVTSWYTHGLASSYLEGANFLTVAVSTPADSMGHSLLLLWGPEAQGDLTRWFQLGGLWPFVALHGAFGLIGFMLRQFEIARLVGIRPYNALAFSAPIAVFVSVFLMYPLGQSSWFFAPSFGVAAIFRFLLFLQGFHNWTLNPFHMMGVAGVLGGALLCAIHGATVENTLFEDGEAANTFRAFNPTQSEETYSMVTANRFWSQIFGIAFSNKRWLHFFMLFVPVTGLWMSAVGIVGLALNLRAYDFVSQELRAAEDPEFETFYTKNILLNEGIRAWMAPQDQPHEQFVFPEEVLPRGNAL, via the coding sequence ATGACCATCGCAGTTGGACGCGCCCCTAGTAGAGGGTGGTTTGACGTTCTAGACGACTGGCTCAAGCGCGATCGCTTTGTATTCGTAGGTTGGTCAGGGATACTATTATTCCCCTGCGCCTTCCTAGCACTAGGCGGTTGGCTGACCGGCACCACCTTCGTCACCTCTTGGTACACCCACGGATTAGCCTCCTCCTATCTAGAAGGTGCTAACTTCCTAACAGTGGCAGTATCCACCCCCGCCGACAGCATGGGACATTCCCTATTACTGTTGTGGGGACCAGAAGCCCAAGGCGACCTCACTCGTTGGTTCCAATTGGGTGGCTTGTGGCCATTCGTAGCTCTGCACGGAGCCTTTGGTTTGATTGGCTTCATGTTGCGGCAATTTGAAATTGCCCGTCTAGTAGGTATCCGTCCTTACAACGCCCTCGCCTTCTCAGCTCCGATTGCGGTATTCGTCAGCGTATTTCTGATGTACCCCTTGGGACAATCTAGCTGGTTCTTTGCACCTAGCTTTGGCGTCGCGGCAATTTTCCGGTTCCTACTATTCCTGCAAGGCTTCCACAACTGGACACTCAACCCCTTCCACATGATGGGTGTTGCTGGGGTATTGGGTGGCGCTCTATTGTGCGCCATTCACGGAGCCACAGTGGAAAATACCTTGTTTGAAGACGGTGAAGCAGCTAACACCTTCCGCGCTTTCAATCCTACCCAGTCGGAAGAAACCTACTCAATGGTGACGGCAAACCGTTTCTGGTCACAGATTTTCGGTATTGCTTTCTCTAACAAGCGCTGGTTGCACTTCTTCATGTTGTTCGTGCCAGTCACAGGCTTGTGGATGAGCGCCGTCGGCATCGTCGGTTTAGCCCTCAACTTACGGGCTTATGATTTCGTTTCCCAAGAATTACGGGCGGCGGAAGACCCGGAGTTTGAAACCTTCTATACCAAAAACATTTTACTGAATGAGGGTATCCGCGCTTGGATGGCTCCTCAAGATCAACCCCACGAACAATTTGTATTCCCTGAGGAGGTATTACCACGTGGTAACGCTCTCTAA
- a CDS encoding photosystem I assembly protein Ycf4 has translation MMASTTINKGDRLLHQNVLGSRRFSNYCWATIVTLGASGFLLAGISSYLKVNLLIVSDPTKLVFVPQGLVMGLYGTAGLLLATYLWLVILLDVGGGYNEFNQETGTIKIFRWGFPGKNRRIEIDSRIEDVQSVRIAVKEGLNPLRALYLRIKGRRDIPLTRVGQPLSLTELETEGAKLARFLGVSLEGL, from the coding sequence ATGATGGCATCAACAACGATTAACAAAGGCGATCGCCTCCTGCATCAAAATGTTCTCGGTTCTCGTCGCTTCAGTAACTACTGCTGGGCAACTATTGTTACCTTGGGAGCCAGCGGCTTTTTATTGGCTGGGATATCCAGTTATTTAAAAGTTAATTTACTCATAGTTTCCGATCCAACTAAACTGGTATTTGTCCCACAAGGATTGGTGATGGGATTATACGGCACTGCTGGCTTGCTATTAGCCACATATTTGTGGCTAGTGATTTTATTGGATGTAGGTGGCGGTTATAACGAATTTAATCAGGAAACTGGCACAATCAAAATCTTCCGTTGGGGATTTCCTGGCAAAAACCGCCGAATTGAGATTGATAGCCGCATAGAAGATGTACAATCTGTGCGAATAGCCGTCAAAGAAGGTCTTAATCCCCTTCGCGCTCTCTATCTACGCATTAAGGGCCGGCGAGATATACCCTTAACACGGGTTGGACAACCGTTATCTTTAACAGAGCTGGAAACAGAAGGCGCAAAGTTAGCCCGCTTTTTGGGAGTGTCACTAGAAGGACTTTAA
- a CDS encoding SWIM zinc finger family protein → MTNYTLQASREWWSQQWLDLLDSYRFKKRLERARNYARQGNVLSIEFKGAKVLARVQGSEVEPYKVSLSLEPFSDEQWGYVIETMSQRAIFAAKLLAGEMPQNIEEVFTANGLSIFPFTLADVQSKCSCPDKANPCKHIGALYYQLGDRFSEDPFVLFQLRGRTKEQIISDLRQLRSAKIKPNTTETPDIQQSIPNNKYLVKIDSFWQYNEPLESSLVVIAPSTSEMVLDVLGAIPLAKEEENAVNSTSSDVVMKYLNTVYRDVSQKAFLAAMNVGAS, encoded by the coding sequence ATGACTAATTACACATTACAAGCAAGCCGAGAATGGTGGTCACAACAATGGCTAGATTTGTTAGATTCCTATCGTTTTAAAAAGCGTTTAGAACGTGCGAGAAATTATGCTCGTCAAGGAAATGTTCTCAGCATTGAATTTAAAGGTGCAAAAGTATTAGCTAGGGTGCAAGGTAGTGAAGTAGAACCTTATAAAGTTTCCCTTTCCCTTGAACCTTTTAGCGATGAACAGTGGGGTTATGTAATTGAAACCATGTCTCAAAGGGCAATTTTTGCTGCCAAATTACTAGCAGGAGAAATGCCACAAAATATCGAAGAAGTCTTCACGGCTAATGGTCTTTCGATATTTCCTTTTACCCTTGCTGATGTCCAGAGTAAATGCTCTTGTCCTGATAAAGCAAATCCCTGTAAACATATTGGTGCGCTGTACTATCAGTTAGGCGATCGCTTCAGTGAAGACCCTTTTGTACTATTTCAATTGCGTGGACGCACCAAAGAGCAAATTATCAGCGATTTACGTCAATTACGTAGTGCCAAGATTAAACCTAATACCACAGAAACGCCCGATATTCAACAGTCAATTCCTAATAACAAATACTTGGTAAAAATTGATTCTTTCTGGCAATACAATGAGCCACTAGAGTCATCATTAGTAGTGATTGCGCCGTCCACTAGCGAGATGGTATTAGATGTATTAGGAGCAATCCCCCTAGCGAAGGAAGAGGAAAATGCAGTAAATTCAACTTCGAGTGATGTGGTAATGAAGTATTTAAATACAGTTTACAGAGATGTGAGCCAGAAGGCTTTTTTAGCAGCAATGAATGTGGGAGCAAGTTGA
- a CDS encoding peptidylprolyl isomerase — protein sequence MRLKISQFLLSLVIISALMLGGCSTQQVASNTSSPSSTPTSATSQASTKTTTEATSVSQTSSESIPGITDLPRLEGKATVVLTVKGSPITIEVDGTDAPITAGNFVDLVQKRVYDGLAFHRVVREPQPFVVQGGDPQSKDPKFPADRLGTGSYIDPKTGNPRYIPLEVKPKGSDTPIYNKPFDATAQPVVLAHKQGAVAMARSQPPDSASAQFYFALADLAFLDGNYAVFGNVTQGFDVVNKIQQGDRIESAKVTQGAENLKTPGQ from the coding sequence ATGCGGTTAAAAATTTCACAATTTTTGCTTTCTCTTGTGATCATCAGTGCTTTGATGTTGGGAGGATGTTCCACACAGCAAGTAGCTTCTAATACGTCTTCTCCAAGCTCGACACCTACCTCGGCTACAAGCCAGGCAAGCACCAAGACGACTACTGAAGCAACATCTGTATCTCAAACTAGTAGTGAGAGTATTCCTGGAATCACAGATTTACCACGGCTCGAAGGCAAGGCTACTGTGGTGCTCACGGTTAAAGGTTCGCCGATTACTATCGAAGTAGACGGCACTGATGCCCCCATTACAGCTGGCAACTTCGTAGATTTAGTGCAAAAGCGTGTTTACGATGGTTTAGCTTTCCATCGAGTTGTGCGCGAACCCCAACCGTTTGTAGTTCAAGGGGGCGATCCCCAAAGCAAAGACCCGAAATTTCCAGCAGATAGACTGGGAACCGGTAGCTATATTGACCCAAAAACGGGAAATCCTCGCTATATACCTTTAGAAGTTAAACCAAAAGGTTCAGATACTCCGATTTACAATAAACCATTTGATGCTACTGCTCAACCTGTCGTATTAGCCCATAAACAGGGTGCAGTAGCAATGGCGCGATCGCAACCACCAGACTCTGCTTCTGCTCAGTTTTACTTTGCTTTAGCAGATTTGGCCTTCTTGGATGGTAACTACGCCGTGTTTGGCAATGTCACTCAAGGCTTCGATGTAGTGAACAAAATTCAGCAAGGCGATCGCATTGAATCTGCTAAAGTCACCCAAGGTGCTGAAAATCTGAAAACACCAGGGCAGTAA
- the psbC gene encoding photosystem II reaction center protein CP43, with amino-acid sequence MVTLSNRPNILGGAGRDLESTGFAWWSGNARLINLSGKLLGAHVAHAGLIVFWAGAMTLFEVAHFVPEKPMYEQGLILLPHLATQGWGVGAGGEVIDTFPYFVVGVLHLISSAVLGFGGIYHAVRGPETLEEYSSFFGYDWKDKNKMTNIIGFHLIILGFGALLLVAKAMFFGGLYDTWAPGGGDVRIITNPTLNPAVIFGYVIKSPFGGEGWIVSVDNLEDVVGGHIWIAFILIAGGIFHILTKPFAWSRRASIWSGEAYLSYSLGALSLMGFIACLYVWFNNTVYPSEFYGPTGPEASQAQALTFLIRDQRLGANVGSAQGPTGLGKYLMRSPTGEIIFGGETMRFWDFRGPWLEPLRGPNGLDLEKIKNDIQPWQARRAAEYMTHAPLGSLNSVGGVATEINSFNYVSPRAWLATSHFVLGFFFLVGHLWHAGRARAASGGFEKGINRDTEPVMFMDDLD; translated from the coding sequence GTGGTAACGCTCTCTAATAGACCAAATATCTTAGGCGGCGCTGGACGCGACCTAGAATCCACTGGGTTTGCCTGGTGGTCTGGTAACGCACGTTTAATCAACCTATCTGGCAAACTACTGGGTGCTCACGTTGCCCACGCTGGTTTGATTGTATTCTGGGCTGGAGCGATGACCTTGTTTGAAGTCGCTCACTTCGTTCCTGAAAAGCCCATGTATGAGCAGGGCTTGATCCTGTTACCTCACCTGGCCACTCAGGGTTGGGGTGTTGGTGCTGGTGGTGAAGTCATCGACACCTTCCCCTACTTTGTTGTCGGTGTACTCCACCTAATTTCCTCAGCCGTCCTTGGCTTTGGCGGTATATATCATGCCGTCCGTGGTCCAGAAACCTTAGAAGAATACTCTTCTTTCTTTGGTTACGACTGGAAAGACAAGAACAAGATGACCAACATCATCGGGTTCCACCTGATTATTTTGGGATTCGGTGCGCTGCTGTTGGTAGCAAAAGCAATGTTCTTTGGTGGTTTGTATGACACCTGGGCACCAGGCGGTGGTGATGTTCGGATCATTACTAATCCAACACTGAACCCAGCAGTTATCTTCGGTTATGTAATCAAGTCTCCCTTCGGTGGTGAAGGCTGGATTGTCAGCGTTGATAACTTGGAAGATGTGGTCGGCGGTCACATCTGGATTGCCTTTATCTTAATTGCTGGCGGCATTTTTCACATTCTTACCAAGCCTTTTGCTTGGTCACGTCGGGCATCCATCTGGTCTGGTGAAGCTTACCTCTCTTACAGTTTGGGCGCTCTCTCTTTGATGGGCTTCATTGCCTGCCTGTATGTTTGGTTTAACAACACCGTTTACCCCAGCGAATTTTACGGTCCTACCGGTCCAGAAGCTTCTCAAGCTCAGGCTCTGACCTTCTTGATTCGTGACCAACGCTTGGGTGCTAACGTCGGTTCTGCCCAAGGCCCCACTGGTCTAGGTAAATACCTGATGCGCTCTCCAACTGGAGAAATCATCTTTGGTGGTGAAACCATGCGCTTCTGGGATTTCCGCGGCCCTTGGTTGGAGCCTCTACGTGGCCCCAATGGTCTTGACCTGGAAAAAATCAAGAACGATATTCAGCCTTGGCAAGCTCGTCGCGCTGCTGAATACATGACCCATGCTCCTCTGGGTTCTCTGAACTCCGTGGGTGGTGTGGCTACCGAGATTAACTCCTTCAACTACGTATCTCCTCGCGCTTGGTTGGCAACTTCTCACTTCGTACTAGGATTCTTCTTCCTAGTTGGTCACTTGTGGCACGCTGGTCGCGCCCGGGCTGCTTCTGGTGGTTTTGAGAAAGGAATTAACCGTGATACTGAGCCAGTGATGTTCATGGACGACCTAGATTAG
- a CDS encoding beta-ketoacyl-ACP synthase: MVKVCVTGIGLISALGGSLEDSWRNLLAGKSGIRLHQPFPEITPLPLGLIAQQPSELPMLTQMVVASALQDAELVSPLADCAVVIGSSRSYQASWEMLARQMYEDTGFAVSSFGNWLDTLPHMNAIAAARQIGASGIVLAPMAACATGIWSIAQAALLIQTGQCQQALAGAVEAPITRLTLAGFQQMGALAKTGAYPFDLHREGLVLGEGAAVFVLESAELAKQRQAKVYGEILGFGLTNDAYHTNSPEPQGKNAIAAIKQCLERSCLSPADIDYIHAHGTATQLNDRIESMVIQRLFPQGVAVSSTKGSSGHTLGASGALGVAFSLMALKHQILPPNVGLQQPEFDLDVVTAARLSKVRQVLCLSFGFGGQNAAIALTR; this comes from the coding sequence TTGGTTAAGGTTTGTGTAACTGGTATTGGTTTAATTTCTGCCTTGGGTGGAAGCTTAGAGGATAGTTGGCGAAATTTGCTAGCAGGTAAATCTGGAATTCGGTTGCATCAACCATTTCCAGAAATTACACCACTTCCTCTAGGTTTGATTGCTCAACAACCATCTGAGTTGCCAATGTTAACTCAGATGGTTGTTGCTTCTGCTTTGCAAGATGCTGAGTTAGTTTCACCTTTAGCTGATTGTGCTGTAGTCATTGGATCGAGTCGCTCTTATCAAGCGTCTTGGGAGATGCTGGCGCGGCAAATGTATGAGGACACGGGCTTCGCCGTGTCCTCTTTTGGAAATTGGCTAGATACATTACCTCACATGAATGCGATCGCAGCTGCAAGACAAATCGGTGCATCTGGGATAGTTTTGGCACCGATGGCAGCTTGTGCAACTGGAATTTGGTCTATTGCCCAAGCAGCTTTGCTGATCCAAACTGGGCAATGTCAACAGGCTCTAGCTGGCGCAGTGGAAGCGCCGATTACACGTTTAACTTTAGCTGGGTTTCAGCAGATGGGTGCTTTGGCGAAAACTGGCGCTTATCCCTTTGATTTGCATCGGGAAGGTTTAGTTTTGGGCGAAGGTGCAGCTGTGTTTGTCTTGGAATCAGCAGAGTTGGCAAAACAGCGGCAAGCAAAAGTGTATGGTGAAATTCTCGGTTTTGGTTTAACCAACGATGCATATCATACCAATTCACCAGAACCTCAAGGGAAAAATGCGATCGCTGCCATCAAACAATGTCTAGAACGTAGTTGTCTCTCACCAGCCGATATTGATTATATTCATGCTCATGGCACAGCTACCCAGCTAAATGACCGCATAGAGAGCATGGTAATCCAGCGTTTGTTTCCCCAAGGCGTAGCAGTTAGTTCCACCAAGGGAAGCTCAGGTCATACACTAGGAGCATCTGGAGCCTTAGGTGTAGCTTTTTCTCTCATGGCATTAAAGCATCAAATTTTACCACCTAATGTAGGATTGCAGCAGCCAGAGTTTGATTTAGATGTGGTTACAGCAGCCCGTCTAAGTAAAGTTAGGCAGGTATTATGTTTAAGTTTTGGCTTTGGGGGACAGAATGCAGCGATCGCGTTAACAAGGTAA